The window TCAAAGGCACTGCTTACAGTTTTGAACTCAGAGGCAGAGGTTGCCGCAGTTATTGCCCATGAAATGGGGCATATTGAATTATCACATTGCTTTGAAGCAGTAAAATATGAGTTACTTATGAGGAAAATAAAGAATGCTTCATTAGGTCAACTGGCTGATATTGCGATAGCTGTTCTTATTCGGCACTCTTTCAGCAAAACACAGGAAAACGAAGCAGATGAATATGCATACAACCTCATCTTACAGACAAAGTATGACCCGCTTTGTGTAGGCAAAGCATTCAAAAGTCTTAATTCCTGGGATGAAAAACATATAGATAATAGACAATCAGATGATGAGGCTAATATTATACGGGACTATTTTCTTTCTCACCCCCCGTTGAAGTTACGGATGGAAAAGTTCACTGAGCGGGCTCAAGTATGGTGGAAAACGCACCCAAAAGAAAAACGGTTTTGGGGTGAAAGGAGAGAAGGGAAGGGTTAGGGTCAGAGCTCGAATTGAGAATTAACTATCAAAAAGAAGAAAAGAAAAAAGACTGTGGAGTGCAGTTTTTTTTCTAACAAAATCATTGAAGCAGATTAAAACTACTTATTTCATCGTTATTCGTGTTGAGGAGAGGGGATAAGAAAACAAGGAAACAAGAGAACAAGTTACTGTCGCTACCTTATCAACTTGTTAGACTAATAAAAATAATCACACAGAGACACAAAGTCACAAAGGAATTGAATAAAACAATAAACCTTTGTGTTCTTTGTGGCTTTGTGTGAGAAAATAAAAAGGAGATATTTTAGGGGCAAACCGTGAATGTGGAATGCACAATAATTCGGTGAGGCAGGGAAAGAAGTAGGGTCAAACCTTGACAGGCTGTTGACATAAACTAAAAGATGGAGGGT of the bacterium genome contains:
- a CDS encoding M48 family metallopeptidase — translated: MGNWRFLLLFIIIIFGISLTVITFRKQIKTPLSSTLAPFFQVLGIPVKSVDTAISRVIPVDVLDEKEYGEAIAKEMSYKGTNHIYLNNIVTHLSRYAKKPFKYRVYVDDYGGIPNAYALPGGVIVISKALLTVLNSEAEVAAVIAHEMGHIELSHCFEAVKYELLMRKIKNASLGQLADIAIAVLIRHSFSKTQENEADEYAYNLILQTKYDPLCVGKAFKSLNSWDEKHIDNRQSDDEANIIRDYFLSHPPLKLRMEKFTERAQVWWKTHPKEKRFWGERREGKG